From a region of the Haematobia irritans isolate KBUSLIRL chromosome 4, ASM5000362v1, whole genome shotgun sequence genome:
- the LOC142236994 gene encoding RING finger protein vilya-like — translation MSLTVPFSSSSSFYKSLPYIHWIHCNKCYKMYIRKEVRFYVLACRHVLCNSCIIELDQLSNGPRIYECTICKEIARACEINNTMPKQLKNLFHPKPYMDGLDTYNILRFQQAQRQRFMEHMDRLEIQKKLMNQENAEIKETARHLFQYYEEVKAERRHLQYTFKRCHRVNHMGTTTSSSGYSSYGSQ, via the exons ATGTCTTTAACCGTGCCtttttcatcatcatcatcgttctATAAAAGTTTACCTTATATTCATTGGATTCATTGCAACAAATGTTACAAAATGTACATCAGAAAAGAAGTCCGTTTCTATGTCCTTGCTTGCAGACATGTTCTCTGCAATTCATGTATAATCGAATTGGATCAACTGTCTAATGGACCACGTATTTATGAATGCACCATATGCAAGGAAATTGCTAGGGCCTGTGAAATAAACAATACGATGCCAAAACAACTTAAAAACCTTTTCCACCCCAAACCCTATATGGATGGTTTAGATACCTATAATATACTGAGGTTCCAACAGGCCCAAAGACAACGTTTCATGGAACATATGGATCGATTG gaaatacaaaaaaagttaatgaATCAAGAGAACGCAGAAATAAAGGAAACTGCTCGACATTTATTCCAATACTATGAAGAAGTAAAGGCCGAACGCCGACACTTACAATACACATTTAAGCGGTGCCATCGTGTAAACCATATGGG aaccaCTACATCATCATCAGGTTATTCATCCTACGGATCGCAATAA